In the Cryptococcus neoformans var. neoformans JEC21 chromosome 1, complete sequence genome, one interval contains:
- a CDS encoding glyoxal oxidase precursor, putative, which yields MYSAILLSLLPLLAAAHGGPSRNLPNRAFSQQQVRDGVTPGGYQIVGDSGVSAQMLFLGTETTAYILDKAENNSLQVTNDDGLTHPAWGTSYDLTTNKATAMQVSSNTFCAAGLSMATGEWAVFGGNQPVTYGGVATKDNPSIPNDFMDTDGGAAIRLLTPCDDGSCKWQEGGDELTMTSKRWYPTVELLGDGSLIVLGGDGNGGYVSTFAQNNPTYEFYPKTDNQSHYMDFLNYTVPVNLFPLTWLMPGGKLFMQAAYKTILYDLDAQQETPLPDMPYAVRVYPASAATALLPLTPANNYSATVLFCGGSAANFNLSSDGGAQFNVTAVPADNTCVRISPEDEKPTYEDDDYMLEGRSMGQFIFMPDGKMWMGNGVAMGTAGYGDEGYSIGQSYGQEPLYQPAIYDPSAPAGSRWSREGLGMSTQERMYHSSAILLADSSILVSGSNPNKDATSEKWPTSYSVEQWYPLWYNEQRPEPSSSWPSSLSYGGEYFNVSYTPSNSSSNSDNTKVVVIRTGFSTHAMNMGQRYLELNSTYTKDEASGEVTLYVSQMPPNANIFQPGPAMIFLVVDGIPSQGKIIMVGSGKIETQPISEVAVLPATSVIPAQTNSSSSDNAAGTSTTSSGSSQGTSASQNVDSGATAGLRARFATVFGSAVVGLALLL from the exons ATGTACTCTGCcattctcctctctcttcttccactcctgGCAGCCGCCCACGGAGGTCCATCCCGCAATTTGCCCAACCGCGCGTTTTCTCAACAGCAAGTTCGCGATGGTGTCACTCCTGGTGGCTATCAAATCGTCGGAGACTCTGGCGTTTCCGCACAGATGCTCTTTTTGG GGACTGAGACGACTGCATACATTCTCGACA AGGCCGAGAACAACTCTCTCCAAGTaacaaatgatgatggcctCACTCATCCAGCATGGGGCACAAGCTACGACCTCACAACTAACAAAGCCACCGCCATGCAGGTATCCTCCAATACTTTCTGTGCGGCTGGTCTCTCCATGGCGACCGGCGAATGGGCTGTTTTTGGTGGTAACCAGCCTGTCACGTATGGAGGCGTCGCCACCAAGGATAATCCCAGCATACCTAACGATTTTATGGATACCGATGGTGGCGCTGCCATCCGTCTTTTGACCCCATGCGATGATGGAAGTTGCAAGTGGCAGGAGGGCGGTGACGAATTGACCATGACCTCCAAGAGGTGGTATCCCACTGTAGAGCTCCTTGGTGATGGTTCCTTGATTGTCCTtggtggagatggcaaCGGCGG GTATGTTTCAACTTTTGCTCAGAACAACCCTACCTATGAATTCTACCCCAAGACCGACAATCAGTCCCATTACATGGATTTCCTTAACTACACTGTCCCTGTGAATCTTTTCCCTTTGACGTGGCTCATGCCCGGAG GCAAGCTCTTCATGCAAGCTGCTTACAAGACTATTCTCTATGATTTGGATGCCCAACAAGAgactcctcttcctgaCATGCCCTATGCGGTCCGTGTCTATCCCGCATCTGCCGCCaccgctcttcttcctttgacGCCTGCCAACAACTACTCTGCTACTGTCCTCTTCTGCGGTGGTAGCGCTGCCAACTTCAACCTGTCTTCCGACGGTGGCGCGCAGTTCAACGTGACTGCAGTGCCTGCAGACAACACTTGCGTTAGGATCAGTCCGGAGGACGAAAAGCCTACatatgaagatgatgactACATGcttgaaggaaggagcATGGGGCAATTCATCTTTATGCCTGACGGTAAAATGTGGATGGGTAACGG CGTTGCTATGGGAACAGCGGGATATGGTGACGAAGGCTACTCCATTGGACAAAGTTATGGACAAGAACCTCTCTATCAACCCGCAATTTACGA CCCCAGCGCCCCTGCTGGCAGCCGATGGTCTCGCGAAGGTCTCGGCATGAGCACCCAAGAACGCATGTACCACTCATCCGCTATCCTTCTTGCAGACTCATCCATTCTCGTCTCTGGCTCCAACCCTAACAAGGACGCCACCTCTGAGAAGTGGCCCACATCCTATAGCGTCGAGCAATGGTACCCTCTCTGGTACAATGAGCAGCGCCCTGAGCCTTCTAGTTCTTGgccctcttctttgagCTACGGTGGCGAATACTTCAATGTGTCTTACACTCCTTCcaactcatcctccaaCTCTGACAACACCAAGGTTGTCGTTATCCGTACTGGATTCTCAACTCATGCGATGAACATGGGTCAGAGGTACCTCGAGTTGAACTCCACCTACACCAAGGACGAGGCTTCAGGAGAGGTTACCTTGTATGTCAGTCAGATGCCTCCCAATGccaacatcttccaacCCGGACCAGCGATGATTTTCTTAGTGGTTGACGGAATTCCTTCGCAAGGCAAG ATAATCATGGTTGGTTCTGGAAAGATTGAGACTCAACCCATTTCCGAAGTGGCCGTACTCCCCGCGACATCTGTTATCCCTGCCCAAACAAATTCTAGCTCATCAGATAATGCTGCGGGCACTTCGACGACTTCGTCCGGATCGTCTCAGGGAACATCTGCTTCGCAAAATGTCGATTCTGGCGCGACAGCTGGTCTGCGCGCAAGATTCGCGACTGTATTTGGTTCTGCGGTTGTAGGACTGGCTTTGCTCTTGTAA